TAGATTTTTTCACCTTACCATCAAACTTAGATGTTCTCCATTCACTTTCAGGCAATTCTGTTCTGTCATCCACATACAAGGCAACCACAATAAAATCCTTTTCCAGCCTTCTTAAAACCTCAGGATGTGCCCAAACCTGTTCCTCCATCTTACGGCAGTTAACACAACCGTGTCCTGTAAAGTCGATAAACAACGGTTTGTTTAAGTCTTTGGCACAATTGATTGCTTGTTTATAATCAAAATACCCTTTCAATCCGTGTGGAAGATGTAAAAATTCAGTGTGTTTGGGTTTTTCGCAAAGATTGCCAACTCCTTCGCCTTTAATCATTGCAGGCAGGTTAAAACTATGTGTAGTGGTTGGCGGTAAATAGCCTGCTAAACCGGGTAATGACGCTCCCCACATACCGGGTATAAGATATACTACGAACCCAAAAGTAAGGATGGCCAAAAACAAACGGGGTACTCCCAAATAAGGCATATCGCTGTCGTGGGCAAATTTTAATTTACCTAACAAATACACACCCATTAAGAAGAAGATTACAATCCAAAGGGCTATATATATTTCACGGTCAAGTAAATGCCAGTGATAGGCTTGGTCAGCCACACTAAGGAATTTTAAACCCAGCGCCAGCTCCACAAATCCTAAAACAACTTTTACACTATTAAGCCAGCCGCCAGATTTTGGCAAACCTTGCAGCCAATTAGGAAATATGGCAAATAAAGTAAAGGGAAGTGCAAATGCAGCAGAGAAACCTAACATACCTACGATAGGACGAAGGTAGCTGCCTTGTGATGCTTCAACTAAAATGCTGCCTACGATGGGGCCTGTGCAAGAGAATGATACTAAAACAAGGGTAAAGGCCATAAAAAATACACCTATTAACCCTCCCCTATCGCTTTGTTTATCAACTTTATTAATAAACCCGCTAGGTAATGTAATCTCGAACAAGCCAAAAAACGATATAGCGAAGATGACAAACACTAAGAAGAAAATAGTATTAACCGTAGCATCTGTGCTAAACCAGTTTGCTCCAACGGCTCCAAATATGCGCGAGAAAATTGTTCCTATTAGGGTATAAATAAGAATAATAAATACCCCGTAAAGGATAGCGTTACGCCTACCTACTGCCTTGCTTGAGCTGCTTTTCAGGAAAAATGTAACTGTCATGGGTATCATGGGGAACACACATGGCGTTAGCAGCGCTACTAACCCTGAAACGAACGCTACAAGAAAAAATACCCACAGATTATCGTCTTCTTCTTTTGCTTCTACAATACCACTTTCTCCAACAAATTTTTTGGTTTCACAATTACCGCCTTCTAGTATAGATGTACTGTGGTAACCGCTTGTGTCTTTGGCTGCTTTTGAAGTATCATTACTTTGATGACTTGGCGCTGAAGATACAGGGTCAATAATTCCTTTTGCCCTTAATGCATCGGTAATTTCTTTTATTCCATCACAGCAATTACCACCACCCTCTTCAGTTATTGACGACTCATCCACAGGTTGAGAAGGTTCAACTACAACGTTCGCTCCACCGCTCACTTTCAGCAGTTTGCCAAAATCGCCTTCTTCGTCGTTAAATAAAACACACTTCCCGTCTATATCGCTGCATATCTGGTATTCTACTACAGTCCCTTTAATGGCCGGGTTAGCCGCTAATATTTTAACCTTTTGTCTAAACTCAGCTTTCTTCTTAAATATTTTTACTTCGCCAAAAAACTCATCCTGCTTGGTAATGGGGTTAATTGCTTTTACACCGCCCACCAACTTATAAGTAGCGTTCTTATCAAATTTAAAGACCGCCTTTATAGGGCCATCGCCTTTAAATTCGTTAGAATACATATACCAATCTTTGGGTATATCGGCCTTAAATATCAACTCTACTTCATCGCCTACCTTCACATCGCCTTTAGAAACACTAAAACTCCATGTAGCGGGCAACACCAATTGTGCCCCGGCTAAAACGGGCAACAAGGCGGCCAGCCATACTATCAGTAATTTTCTCACAATAAGAATATCTGTTTTACGTCCGACAAATTTAATTTAAAACTGTAAAGCTAAAAGGTTAGCTGCGTATTAGGCGACAAAATCTACTCCAAAGTTTCAATTATCCCATGTTTTTACCTTTTTGTACAATACCCTGTTAAGTGTTGAAAAGTGTACAACTAACCCCCTGTATTGATGTTTGGTGCAAATACTTTTGAAACTGATTACGTTATAGTGGTATATTATGCTTAAAAAGACAGCTTTTTCGATACTCCTGTGCCTTTGGTTGGCAGCGGGCTTTGCCCAAGATAAGAAGATGACGGTTCAGGAATATATTGATACCTATAAAGAGCTTGCCGTAGGCGAAATGGAACGTGCACGCATACCTGCCAGTATTACTTTGGCACAAGGTATTTTGGAAAGTGCCAACGGAAACAGTAGGTTGGCTACGGAAGGAAACAACCATTTTGGTATTAAGTGTAAGAAAAACTGGACAGGTAATACCATTTACGCTGACGACGATGAACTGCACGAATGTTTCCGTGCTTACGCAACGGCTAAAGAGTCGTATGTAGACCATTCGACGTTTTTGATTGAGAATGCACGTTATGCTTTTTTGTTTGACTTAGAAATAACAGACTACAAGGGTTGGGCAAAAGGACTGAAGCAAGCCGGATATGCTACCAACCCACAATATGCTGAGATATTAATAGGGCTGATTGAACGCCACGAGCTTCACAAGCTGGATAAAAACGAGCCTTTGCCTAAAAAGGGTGATGAAATTAAACCTAAACCTGACCCCATTGTACAAGCTGCCGGAGAATTATTCAGGTTTAACGGCATCCCTGCTACTAAGGTAATGGAAGGTCAAACGGCTATTTCTATTGCCCAAGTGTATGGGCTACTTCCCCGCCAGTTTTACCGTTACAACGATATGAAAGAAGGCAGCGATGTGGTGCCGGGCAGTATTGTGTACTTAAAGCCCAAGCACCGTAAAGGCAGCGAGGCTTACCACACGGTGAAAACAGGGGAAACCATGTACAGTATTTCGCAATTGTATGGGGTGAAATTGAAACACTTATACAACTTTAACCGAATGAAGGAGGACACTGAACCTGCTATCGGGCAGATAGTGTATTTGCGCCGCAAACGCCGCACTCCCCCTGAGTTGCGTATAGAAGGTGCGGAGACTATTATCCGTATTCCCTTTGCTGACACCTTGAAAACAGAGCCTTATATTGAGCGCCCCGAGGTAGTTATCAAACCCAATGACCCTGCCCCTAAAAAGGAAAAAACCAAAAAAGAAGAACCCGTTGAGCAAGCTCCTGTGGCAAAAGAAGAAAAGAAACCTGTGTTTGTAGAGAAGAAAACCGATGAGAAGTATGATGTGCAGATTGAGGAGAAGAACAAAGAGTACCGTATTGATAAAAAACAGTTAGATAATGTAGAGTACCATGTGGTGCAAAAGGGTGAAACCTTGTTTGCCATTGCCCGCAAATACGGTAAGAGTGTGGAACAATTGAAGCAACTGAACCATCTTTCGGATTTTGGATTGAAAGAGGGACAGAAGATAATTGTGAACCAGAACTTTAAAGAGAAAGAACCCGATACAAAAACTACCGACTTTTATCACGAGGTGCAAAAGGGCGAAACCCTGTTTAGCATTGCCAAAAAATATAACATGACGGTGGATGAGTTGAAGAAACTGAATAACCTTGGCGATAGTCCAATAAGTGTAGGAACACGCTTGGTGGTTTCAAAAGCAGAGGTAAAAAGTGAGAATACAAAAAGCGAAACCGTTACCACTAACTTTACCTACCACACCGTAGCACAAGGCGAAACGCTGTATGCAATAGCCCGCAAGTACGGTGTAAAAGTGGATGATATTAAGAAGCTGAACAACTTGGGCGACGGGGCAATAAAACCCGGTGATAAACTACGGGTGAAGTAGTTAATCGGCCCCTACGATAAAGCTTAGCATCAACGAAAGGGTAAAATTACTACCCGTAGATGATACATCGTCTTCATTATCAAACTGCGCAGTGGCAGGGTTGATGGTTTCGTTCAACTCTTTGTAAGAGGTACTTAAAGGAATAAACTGGTAGCTGGGGCGCAGGCCAACAGAAATGTAATCGGCAAGAAACACGTCTCCTTGCAGAAACAGAGATATGCCGACGTTAAGTTCGCTCATCACCTCTTTGTATTCAGCGGCATCAAGGCGGGTGTACACTTTATGGTGAATAAGGTCTAAAGAGCCTCCGAAATTCAGCAGCATACCATCACTAGCACCCCCGTAATAAAAGCCTCCCTCTAAATTAAAACTATTCGCAGTAAAGCGTAAATCGCGTTGATACGTTTTACCGTTTATATCCTTTCCTTGTGCAAAGGTACTCGCCCTGCGTCCTACTCGATTCATTGAAAAGGTCATACCACCGTTATTACTAAACGGTACACCTATGCCTAAACGCCATCCTAAACTCCCCATCAAGGTTATATTTCGCATATTCCGGCTTAGGGTTGCTGCACCGTTTTGTCCCTGACGGGTTTCGTTGTAACGGTCAATCACATGATTAAGCCCCTTGAATTGGCCAATGCTTGCCGATGGGTTAAGAGAAAATACAAACAGTTGTGCCTTGCTTTGGATGCAAAAGATTAAAAACGAAGAAATTAGGATTGCTTTTTTCATATTCGCTTACTTATAGGATATGGGTAGGTAAAGGGACGTTATCTATAATATAAAGATAACCCGCTAAAGCTTAATACCAAAAATTGGTGTTGGGTAAACGATAAAAATTATACCTCGGTTTCCTTCAGTACAGCAAAGCGTATCAACTTTTCTTTCAGTTCGTCAATATTTATAGGCTTCAACAGATAGTCGTTCATGCCTGTATCGTATATGCGTTGACGGGTTTCTGGGAACACATCGGCAGTTAATGCCAAAACGGGTACATTATGGTTCAATACGTCCGATTTAGGGTCGCGTATCATTTCAATGGCATCAAACCCACTTACTTCGGGCATTTGCAAATCCATGAACACAATATCGGGAGTTTCGGTTTTTAGGTAATCAACCGCTTCGCGACCGTTGTTTAGTAATACTACGTTTATTTTCCAACGCGATAATATCTGGCGGATTACTAACTGGTTGGCTTTGTTGTCTTCAGCTACTGCTACCTTCAAGCCTTCAAGGGCTGTATCGGGTATCTTTTTAATATCACCTGAAAACGCGTTGCTTTGCACCCCGTTAATTAAGGGTATAGTAAACTTAAAGCTAGTGCCTTTGCCGGGTTCGCTTTCAACAGTGATAGTACCGCCTTGAACTTCTATCAGTTGCTTGGTAATTGCTAATCCTAATCCCGTGCCGCCAAACTTGCGGGTAGTATCGGTATAGGCTTGTGTAAAGCTCTCGAAAATAGTACCCAGTTTATCCTTGTGTATTCCTATGCCGGTATCTGATACCGAAAACTCAACCATGGCTTTGCCCTCGCTATTGTTTCCCAAAAACTTAGCACCAACGGTAACTGAACCTTCGGTGGTAAATTTTATCGCATTACCCATCAGGTTATTCAAAATTTGAATAAGGCGGTATGGGTCGCCCAATAGTTGGGCAGGCATAGCATCATCAATGCGGGTAAGCATTGCAATGTTTTTGGTTTTGCCTTGCAAAGCAAATGTTTTGCTCACTTGCTCAATAATTTGCTTAACGTCTAAGTTTATCTCTTCAAACGTTATTTTACCCGATTCGATTTTTGATAAATCAAGAATATCGTTAATAATCACCAACAGGTTATCGGCCGAAAACTTAAGTGTATTTAAGTTCTCACGCTGCACCTCAGTAAGCTCTGTTTCTTGCAGCAACGAGGTAAGCCCTATGATTGCATTCATAGGCGTACGTATCTCGTGGCTCATGTTTGATAAAAACTGAGACTTTGCTTTTGCCAACTCTTCGGCCACTTTTTTAGCCTCCAATAAGTTGGTTTCGTTGGTTTTTTCTTTAGTAATATCTTGTGAGAATATCGACACTCCCAAAATACCCTTATCTTCTGTTTTGATAGGATTAAAAGTGGTTTCGAAAAACAGCTTGTTGATGCGGTGCACAACAGTGGCGCGTTTTCCACCAAATGAAAGTTCAAAATTCTCTTTCATCATCTGACGGTTATCATCGTCAAACGGAATTTTGAAAACATCCATTCCCTCTCTAAGCTCAACGTTATAAAAGGTTTTGAATATCTTTTTGGCAGCCTTGTTTAATCCCGTGATTTTGTAGTTAGCATCTATTGAAAATATAACGCTGTTTGTACTTTCAAAAAGGGCCTCCATGCGGGTGTTTTGCCACACAATTTGACGCTCGTAGCTAACTTTTGAGGTGATGTCGTAAAAGTTGATGATGATGTACTCTTTTCCATCTTCATCGTAAAACGTATTACCGGTTACTGAAAGGTATTTGGTTTGCCCGCCCGCCTCAAAGCTAAACTCATAGGCTTGTTCGCCTTGGTGCAGCAAATCGGTCATGTGCAGGCGGTTGTTAAAAATCTCGTCGATGGGGTGATCTAAAATTTCATTCATTTCACTACCCATGATGTCTGTAAACGCCTTATTGGCACGCTGTACCATGCCTTCGCTATCTATCAGCAGCATTCCCATACCGCTGGCATTAAAGATATTGGCCATCATCTGCCTGCTTTTTCGCAGCGATGTTTCGGCCAATGCTTTTTCGTTCTCAGATTTTAAGAGCAGGTTGGCAGTATGCACCAACATTGATATACGCTCTGCTGTAATTTCTTCTTTGGTAATGTAATCCAACGCCCCGCTTTTCATCATCTCAACAGCAATCTTCTCATTGCCTTGTGAGGTAACAATAACTACAGGGGTTTGTATCCCTTTAGAGCGAAGGCTTTTTAACACCTCAAGTCCATCGCTGCCGGGTAGTAAGTAATCTAAAAAAATACAGGTATAGTTGCCGCTTTGTGCCAAAGAGAGTGCCTCATCGGCACGGTAGTTCACCTCAACCTCGTAATCAAGATTTCCTTTTGACACAGCACGTCTAAACGCCAAAATATCAATCTCGTCGTCCTCAATTAAAAGAATCTTAACTTTATCCTGTATCCCAAACATAGTTTTCTGTCGTATAGTCGTTTCCTTTTACACCGGAAATTCGCACAATTGCCAGTAGTTGCTTAATGCCGCTACTGCACCCATAAATTTATCCATGGATAATGGTTTCAAAATGTAGCCTGCCACGTTAAGGTTATAGGCCTCAATAATGTCATTGTCTTTATTTGAGGTTGTCATTACAAAAACACTCAATTGATGCAGCTTATCGTCTTTTCTCAACTCTTTCAAAAACTCAATGCCGTTCATTTTAGGCATATTCAAGTCAAGTAAAATGATTTTAGGCATAGGTTTATCATCCGTGCCGCAGCTACGCAAAATCTCAAGCGCCTCTATCCCATTTCCTGCCAAATACAACGGGTTATTGATATTGTTTTTTTTAAACGCCCGTTTAATATTCATCACATCCACTTCATCGTCTTCTACCAGCATTATGCTGATTATTTTACCACTCACCATAATCATTTCGTTCATGCTTCAAAATAGGTATTTTTTCCTATTTCTTCATCTTATTTTTTTAAGGGTCAATAATATACAAATCTCCATATAAAAATTTACTTTAAGTAGTCGTTAGTTTTAAAAAATTGAGCATTTAAGCCCGTTTAGTACGAATAAGAACAATAAGGAGGTATATACGTATCTTTGTGCCAAATGGATTTATCTCAAAAAACAGACGTGCGTTCGCTAACACTTCCTCAATTACAGGAACACATGGTAGCAGCGGGCGAGAAAGCATTTAGGGCCAAACAAGTTTATGAATGGCTGTGGAAAAAAAGTGCGCACAGTTTTGAGCAGATGACCAATTTGTCGAAAGAATTAAGAGTGTGGCTTACTGAAAGATACACGATAAACAACGTGAGCATTGCCACCCAACAAAAAAGCAACGACGGCACTATAAAAAATGCCTTTAAGCTATACGACGATAACATTATTGAGGGGGTTTTGATACCCACTACCGACCGTATGACGGCTTGCGTGAGCAGCCAAGTAGGGTGCAGCCTTACGTGCAAGTTTTGCGCTACGGGGTATATGGACCGTAAACGCAACCTGAATGCGGATGAGATTTACGACCAAGTGGTGCTGATTGACAGACAGGCGCGCGAGAACTACGAAATACCACTTAGCAATATTGTGTACATGGGCATGGGCGAACCATTGCTTAACTATGCCAATGTGATGAAATCTATTGAGCGTATTACCTCGCCGGATGGTTTGGGTATGTCGCCACAACGGATAACGGTTTCTACAGCCGGGGTTGCTAAAATGATTAAAAAAATGGCCGACGACGGGGCAAGGTTTAATCTTGCTTTATCGCTGCATGCTGCTAATGATGAAAAGCGCAACCAAATAATGCCCATTAACGAAAGTAACAATCTGGAAGTACTGGGTGAGGCATTGGCTTATTGGTACGAGAAAACAGGCAGCAGGGTTACTTTTGAATACATTGTTTTTAATCATTTTAACGACGAAATTGAGGACGCTCGCGAGTTATGGCAGTTTAGCAAAAAGCTGCCCTGCAAAATAAATCTGATTGAATACAACCCCATTAGCAATGCTGATTTCTTAAATGCCGACGGGGATAAGATTGAGAAATTTAAGACCTTTTTAGAAAACAAGGGACTGATTGTAAACATCCGCCGCAGCCGCGGTAAAGATATTGATGCTGCATGCGGACAGCTGGCAAACAAGCACTAAGCCCTTTATTATCCGGCCGTTTGAAGGTTATGTAATTCTTATCGGCCTTTTCGCTTAAACTTCATACCTTTGTCTCACTTATGAAAGCTATCATACCCGTAGCAGGTATCGGTACGCGACTGCGTCCACACACACATACGCAACCAAAATCACTTATTCCGGTTGCAGGAAAACCCATTATCGCCCACATTGTTGACAACCTCAGCGAAGCGGGAATTACTGAGTTTATTTTTATCATCGGTTACCTGGGTGATAAAATTGAAAGTTATATTACCTCTAATTACCCCAACAATACCAACCATTTTGTTATACAAACCAGCGGCAAAGGCATAGGCCACGCTATATGGCTGGCTAAAGACCTTGTGAATGATGAAGATGAGGTGTTTATTGTATTGGGTGATACTATTTTTTATACCGATTTACAGAAGGTATTTAAAAGCCCTTATTCATCGTTAGGAGTGAAGAAGGTAAACGACCCCCGTGCTTTTGGTGTGGCCCAACTTAACGGTGAAGGCTTTATTACCAGCGTGGTTGAAAAACCATCGATACCCAAAAGCAACCTTGCCCTTATCGGCGCTTATTACATTAAGCACGGCGGGGTATTAAAAGAGGCGTTAGAATATATTATTGCCAATAATATTAAAACAAATAACGAGTTTTATCTTACCAATGCGCTAAACCACATGGCTGAGAGCGGTTATAAATTAACTGTTTTCGACGTGGATAATTGGTTTGATTGCGGCAAGAAAGATATTTTGCTTGAAACCAATGCTACCCTGCTAAAGCGGTTTAAGCTAACGGCTCCATCTACCAAACAGTACGAGAACACTATTATTATCCCTCCGGTACATATCGGCGAAGGATGCACCATAAAAAATTCAATTATCGGCCCTGATGTTTCTATCGGGGATAATGCCATTATTGAATACTCAATCGTACGTAACTCAATTATCGGCCCTTACGCTCATATTGAGTGTGCCATACTTGAAGACTCACTGATTGGTAACGATGCCATGCTGAAAGGCCTTGTGCAAAGCCTGAATTTGGGAGACAGTACTGAGATTAATTTTCAATAATCTATAACACATAAAAAAACACCCGCTGCAAATGGTTTGCAGCGAGTGTTTTTGTTTATTCAAGGTATGTTATTATGCTCTGTCTTGCGCATCAACCACGGCAATGGTAACCATGTTCACTATCTCGCGGATGCTGCTGCCCAACTGCAACACGTGCACGGGCTTTTTCATGCCAAGCAACACAGGGCCTATGGCCTCAAAGTTGCCGGTTTCTTGCAATAATTTATAAGCAATATTACCCGACTCAAGGTTAGGGAATATCAGGGTGTTCACGCCTTGGTCAACCAATTTGCTAAAGGGGAAGTTGTCCTTCATCAAATCATTGTTAAGGGCTACGTTGGCTTGTATATCACCATCCACAATCAAATCAGGGTGTTTTTCGTGCAAAATTCTCACGGCCTCAGCTGTTTTCCTTGGTGTTTCGCCTTTTGCCGACCCAAAGTTTGAGTATGATAGTAACGCTATTTTAGGCTGTATGTTGAAGCGTTTAATTTCTTCGGCTGCCAGTAACGTAATCTGTACCAACTCTTCAGCTGTTGGGTTAAGGTTTACTGTAGTATCTGCCAAAAACAACGGCCCTTTTTTGGTGCTGATAATGTACATACCCGCTACGGTGTTTACATCGCGGTGCATACCCAATACACGCAATGCCGGTACAATGGTATTGGTGTAATTTTTTGTAAGCCCTGAGATGTAAGCATCGGCTTCCCCTGTTTCTACCATCATGCAACCAAAGTAGTTACGGTCGCGCATTACTTTGCGTGCCTCGTAAGCATTCAATCCTTTGCGCTGACGTTTTTCAAACAGTATATCGCCGTATTGTTCCAGCTTTTCTTTCTCTAAAAACGGTTCAATAATTGGGCAATCGTCAAGGTCAAGGTTGTTTTCTGCAATCAATGCCTTTATCCGCTCGTGATTACCTAATAATATCGGATGCGCAATCCCTTCTTCTTTTAGTATGTGGGCTGCTCGCAATATCTTTTGATTGTCGGCTTCGCCAAATACCACTTTTTTAGGGTCTTTGCGGGCCTTCACCGTCAAGTAATTAATCAGTTTGTTTTCAAGACCCATGCGGTTTTTCAGCGATGCTTCGTAAGCATCCCAATCCGTAATAGGGTTACGGGCTACACCGCTATCCATGGCTGCTTTTGCCACAGCGGGAGCTACGGTATATATCAAACGGTCATCTATAGGCTTGGGGATAATATAGTTTTGCCCAAAGCTCATGTTCTTCTCGTTGTAGGCACGCATAACCTTATCGGGCACAGGTTCTTTGGTAAGTTGGGCCAAAGCGCGTACAGCGGCCAGCTTCATCTCTTCGTTTATCTGTGTGGCGCGCACATCCAATGCTCCCCTGAATATGAAGGGGAACCCTAAAACGTTGTTTACTTGGTTGGGATAATCACTACGGCCGGTAGCCATAATAATATCGCTGCGGGTAGCTACCGCCAACGCATAGTCAATTTCAGGGTCGGGGTTGGCCATTGCAAACACAATAGGGTTTGCAGCCATGCCCATCAGCATCTCAGGCGTCAACACATTGCCTTTACTCAACCCTATAAATACATCTGCTCCCTTTAACGCCTCTTCAAGCGTATTTATATCTCTATCGGTAGCAAAAAAGCTCTTATTCTCATCCAGCGAAGCATCGTCTTTGCGCAACACTCCCTTGCTATCCAACATCACAATATTCTCTTTTTTCACTCCCAACGAGATAAAAATGCGGGTACACGATATGGCCGAGGCACCGGCTCCGTTTACCACCATTTTAAGGGTATCCAACGGCTTGCCTACCAGTTCAGACGCATTTAGTAATGCTGCCCCACTAATAATGGCCGTTCCGTGCTGGTCGTCGTGCATCACGGGGATGTTCAACGACTCTTTTAGCCTACGCTCAATCTCAAAACACTCGGGTGCTTTAATATCCTCAAGGTTTATCCCGCCAAAAGTGGGCTCAAGTGCTTTTACAGTAGCTACAAACTCGTCTACACCGGTACAGTTCAGT
Above is a window of Bacteroidota bacterium DNA encoding:
- a CDS encoding response regulator, coding for MFGIQDKVKILLIEDDEIDILAFRRAVSKGNLDYEVEVNYRADEALSLAQSGNYTCIFLDYLLPGSDGLEVLKSLRSKGIQTPVVIVTSQGNEKIAVEMMKSGALDYITKEEITAERISMLVHTANLLLKSENEKALAETSLRKSRQMMANIFNASGMGMLLIDSEGMVQRANKAFTDIMGSEMNEILDHPIDEIFNNRLHMTDLLHQGEQAYEFSFEAGGQTKYLSVTGNTFYDEDGKEYIIINFYDITSKVSYERQIVWQNTRMEALFESTNSVIFSIDANYKITGLNKAAKKIFKTFYNVELREGMDVFKIPFDDDNRQMMKENFELSFGGKRATVVHRINKLFFETTFNPIKTEDKGILGVSIFSQDITKEKTNETNLLEAKKVAEELAKAKSQFLSNMSHEIRTPMNAIIGLTSLLQETELTEVQRENLNTLKFSADNLLVIINDILDLSKIESGKITFEEINLDVKQIIEQVSKTFALQGKTKNIAMLTRIDDAMPAQLLGDPYRLIQILNNLMGNAIKFTTEGSVTVGAKFLGNNSEGKAMVEFSVSDTGIGIHKDKLGTIFESFTQAYTDTTRKFGGTGLGLAITKQLIEVQGGTITVESEPGKGTSFKFTIPLINGVQSNAFSGDIKKIPDTALEGLKVAVAEDNKANQLVIRQILSRWKINVVLLNNGREAVDYLKTETPDIVFMDLQMPEVSGFDAIEMIRDPKSDVLNHNVPVLALTADVFPETRQRIYDTGMNDYLLKPINIDELKEKLIRFAVLKETEV
- a CDS encoding response regulator gives rise to the protein MSGKIISIMLVEDDEVDVMNIKRAFKKNNINNPLYLAGNGIEALEILRSCGTDDKPMPKIILLDLNMPKMNGIEFLKELRKDDKLHQLSVFVMTTSNKDNDIIEAYNLNVAGYILKPLSMDKFMGAVAALSNYWQLCEFPV
- a CDS encoding DUF255 domain-containing protein codes for the protein MLIVRKLLIVWLAALLPVLAGAQLVLPATWSFSVSKGDVKVGDEVELIFKADIPKDWYMYSNEFKGDGPIKAVFKFDKNATYKLVGGVKAINPITKQDEFFGEVKIFKKKAEFRQKVKILAANPAIKGTVVEYQICSDIDGKCVLFNDEEGDFGKLLKVSGGANVVVEPSQPVDESSITEEGGGNCCDGIKEITDALRAKGIIDPVSSAPSHQSNDTSKAAKDTSGYHSTSILEGGNCETKKFVGESGIVEAKEEDDNLWVFFLVAFVSGLVALLTPCVFPMIPMTVTFFLKSSSSKAVGRRNAILYGVFIILIYTLIGTIFSRIFGAVGANWFSTDATVNTIFFLVFVIFAISFFGLFEITLPSGFINKVDKQSDRGGLIGVFFMAFTLVLVSFSCTGPIVGSILVEASQGSYLRPIVGMLGFSAAFALPFTLFAIFPNWLQGLPKSGGWLNSVKVVLGFVELALGLKFLSVADQAYHWHLLDREIYIALWIVIFFLMGVYLLGKLKFAHDSDMPYLGVPRLFLAILTFGFVVYLIPGMWGASLPGLAGYLPPTTTHSFNLPAMIKGEGVGNLCEKPKHTEFLHLPHGLKGYFDYKQAINCAKDLNKPLFIDFTGHGCVNCRKMEEQVWAHPEVLRRLEKDFIVVALYVDDRTELPESEWRTSKFDGKVKKSIGKINSDIQICYFGSNAQPNYCLLDNNEELLAEPRGSNYNVKEFIKFLDEAKALFYKREGIKPPVE
- a CDS encoding LysM peptidoglycan-binding domain-containing protein, which gives rise to MLKKTAFSILLCLWLAAGFAQDKKMTVQEYIDTYKELAVGEMERARIPASITLAQGILESANGNSRLATEGNNHFGIKCKKNWTGNTIYADDDELHECFRAYATAKESYVDHSTFLIENARYAFLFDLEITDYKGWAKGLKQAGYATNPQYAEILIGLIERHELHKLDKNEPLPKKGDEIKPKPDPIVQAAGELFRFNGIPATKVMEGQTAISIAQVYGLLPRQFYRYNDMKEGSDVVPGSIVYLKPKHRKGSEAYHTVKTGETMYSISQLYGVKLKHLYNFNRMKEDTEPAIGQIVYLRRKRRTPPELRIEGAETIIRIPFADTLKTEPYIERPEVVIKPNDPAPKKEKTKKEEPVEQAPVAKEEKKPVFVEKKTDEKYDVQIEEKNKEYRIDKKQLDNVEYHVVQKGETLFAIARKYGKSVEQLKQLNHLSDFGLKEGQKIIVNQNFKEKEPDTKTTDFYHEVQKGETLFSIAKKYNMTVDELKKLNNLGDSPISVGTRLVVSKAEVKSENTKSETVTTNFTYHTVAQGETLYAIARKYGVKVDDIKKLNNLGDGAIKPGDKLRVK
- a CDS encoding NTP transferase domain-containing protein; the protein is MKAIIPVAGIGTRLRPHTHTQPKSLIPVAGKPIIAHIVDNLSEAGITEFIFIIGYLGDKIESYITSNYPNNTNHFVIQTSGKGIGHAIWLAKDLVNDEDEVFIVLGDTIFYTDLQKVFKSPYSSLGVKKVNDPRAFGVAQLNGEGFITSVVEKPSIPKSNLALIGAYYIKHGGVLKEALEYIIANNIKTNNEFYLTNALNHMAESGYKLTVFDVDNWFDCGKKDILLETNATLLKRFKLTAPSTKQYENTIIIPPVHIGEGCTIKNSIIGPDVSIGDNAIIEYSIVRNSIIGPYAHIECAILEDSLIGNDAMLKGLVQSLNLGDSTEINFQ
- a CDS encoding NADP-dependent malic enzyme, which codes for MSENQNMKQEALRYHEEGRPGKIEVVPTKPTLTQRDLSLAYSPGVAEPCLKIQEDPANVYRYTAKGNLVAVISNGTAVLGLGNLGPEASKPVMEGKGILFKIFADIDVFDIELNCTGVDEFVATVKALEPTFGGINLEDIKAPECFEIERRLKESLNIPVMHDDQHGTAIISGAALLNASELVGKPLDTLKMVVNGAGASAISCTRIFISLGVKKENIVMLDSKGVLRKDDASLDENKSFFATDRDINTLEEALKGADVFIGLSKGNVLTPEMLMGMAANPIVFAMANPDPEIDYALAVATRSDIIMATGRSDYPNQVNNVLGFPFIFRGALDVRATQINEEMKLAAVRALAQLTKEPVPDKVMRAYNEKNMSFGQNYIIPKPIDDRLIYTVAPAVAKAAMDSGVARNPITDWDAYEASLKNRMGLENKLINYLTVKARKDPKKVVFGEADNQKILRAAHILKEEGIAHPILLGNHERIKALIAENNLDLDDCPIIEPFLEKEKLEQYGDILFEKRQRKGLNAYEARKVMRDRNYFGCMMVETGEADAYISGLTKNYTNTIVPALRVLGMHRDVNTVAGMYIISTKKGPLFLADTTVNLNPTAEELVQITLLAAEEIKRFNIQPKIALLSYSNFGSAKGETPRKTAEAVRILHEKHPDLIVDGDIQANVALNNDLMKDNFPFSKLVDQGVNTLIFPNLESGNIAYKLLQETGNFEAIGPVLLGMKKPVHVLQLGSSIREIVNMVTIAVVDAQDRA
- the rlmN gene encoding 23S rRNA (adenine(2503)-C(2))-methyltransferase RlmN, giving the protein MDLSQKTDVRSLTLPQLQEHMVAAGEKAFRAKQVYEWLWKKSAHSFEQMTNLSKELRVWLTERYTINNVSIATQQKSNDGTIKNAFKLYDDNIIEGVLIPTTDRMTACVSSQVGCSLTCKFCATGYMDRKRNLNADEIYDQVVLIDRQARENYEIPLSNIVYMGMGEPLLNYANVMKSIERITSPDGLGMSPQRITVSTAGVAKMIKKMADDGARFNLALSLHAANDEKRNQIMPINESNNLEVLGEALAYWYEKTGSRVTFEYIVFNHFNDEIEDARELWQFSKKLPCKINLIEYNPISNADFLNADGDKIEKFKTFLENKGLIVNIRRSRGKDIDAACGQLANKH